The following proteins come from a genomic window of Bradyrhizobium paxllaeri:
- the solA gene encoding N-methyl-L-tryptophan oxidase, with translation MRVCQIAVVGLGLIGSSAFHSLVRRGADVLGFDPLVLGEARGSSHGSCRVYRRFNFESAAYTELSDAAYEGWRMLEAASGRTILMPTRVLEAGPPGSKMVANSRASALKDAIPGLATGAEANAAFPAFQLPEEWDVVVQESGGILLAEAAIRAFREGAEHRIILAPARIRPMAAGIRISTPQEVILAERAIVAAGPWIAGLIPGLARHLKITRQTVGWFKPVRPELARYAEFPAFIVEGKKGLVYGFPDFEGRGVKAAQHDHGPVVAADAWQPPPTDAELESVGLTLAELIPGAAGPIVERDICLYTNTLRADLRPDEGNEFIIDRLPADPRIVVASPCSGHGAKFASAIGTMLADLALDAKLIAPKAFQLDRFSGVAPPSS, from the coding sequence ATGCGTGTTTGCCAAATTGCCGTCGTCGGCCTCGGCCTGATCGGCAGCTCTGCGTTCCATTCGCTGGTGCGTCGGGGGGCCGATGTGCTCGGCTTCGACCCTCTTGTGTTGGGCGAGGCTCGCGGCTCATCGCATGGCTCATGCCGGGTGTACCGACGCTTCAATTTCGAGAGCGCGGCCTACACCGAGCTTAGCGATGCTGCCTATGAGGGATGGCGGATGTTGGAGGCCGCCAGCGGTCGGACAATCCTCATGCCTACTCGCGTGCTCGAAGCAGGACCTCCAGGATCGAAGATGGTGGCCAACTCCCGAGCCAGCGCGCTCAAGGACGCCATCCCCGGTTTGGCCACGGGAGCGGAAGCAAACGCCGCATTTCCGGCGTTCCAGCTTCCTGAAGAATGGGATGTGGTCGTCCAGGAAAGCGGCGGGATCCTGTTGGCGGAAGCTGCGATCCGCGCGTTTCGCGAGGGAGCCGAGCACCGAATCATTCTGGCTCCGGCCCGCATACGGCCGATGGCCGCCGGCATCCGTATTTCAACGCCCCAAGAGGTAATCTTAGCGGAGAGGGCCATTGTCGCTGCAGGACCATGGATTGCCGGCCTAATCCCGGGACTCGCGCGACACTTAAAGATCACACGGCAGACGGTCGGTTGGTTCAAGCCGGTTAGACCCGAATTGGCGCGTTACGCGGAATTTCCGGCGTTCATTGTCGAAGGGAAGAAAGGGTTGGTATACGGCTTTCCTGATTTCGAGGGACGAGGTGTAAAGGCTGCACAGCACGACCATGGGCCAGTCGTGGCGGCAGACGCCTGGCAGCCGCCGCCAACCGACGCAGAACTGGAGAGTGTCGGATTGACGCTCGCGGAATTGATCCCCGGTGCGGCGGGCCCAATCGTCGAGCGCGATATCTGTCTTTATACGAACACGCTCCGAGCAGATCTGCGACCGGACGAGGGCAACGAATTCATCATCGATCGACTTCCGGCCGACCCACGCATCGTCGTCGCATCGCCTTGCTCCGGCCACGGTGCGAAGTTCGCCAGCGCGATCGGTACGATGCTCGCGGATCTGGCACTCGATGCGAAACTGATCGCGCCGAAGGCGTTTCAGCTCGACCGATTCAGCGGCGTCGCCCCGCCAAGCTCCTGA
- the tnpB gene encoding IS66 family insertion sequence element accessory protein TnpB (TnpB, as the term is used for proteins encoded by IS66 family insertion elements, is considered an accessory protein, since TnpC, encoded by a neighboring gene, is a DDE family transposase.) encodes MFRLGGDLQVYLHREPIDFRAGINSLVVLVQETMALDPFAPAVFAFCNRRCDRMKLLFFDRSGFVLVLKRLTEDKFRWPRRQEAVVTLTTEQLHWILDGIDIDAMVRHPVRQYQVAG; translated from the coding sequence ATGTTCAGACTGGGCGGTGACCTGCAAGTCTATCTGCACCGTGAGCCGATCGACTTCCGGGCTGGCATCAACAGCCTTGTGGTTCTGGTCCAGGAGACGATGGCGCTCGATCCGTTTGCTCCGGCGGTTTTTGCGTTCTGCAATCGCCGTTGCGACCGGATGAAGCTGCTGTTCTTCGATCGGTCCGGCTTTGTGCTGGTCCTAAAGCGGCTGACCGAGGACAAGTTCCGATGGCCGCGCCGCCAAGAGGCGGTCGTCACGCTTACGACCGAGCAATTGCACTGGATCCTCGACGGCATCGACATCGATGCGATGGTCCGCCATCCGGTGCGGCAATATCAGGTTGCCGGCTGA
- a CDS encoding ATP-binding cassette domain-containing protein yields the protein MPWKIAQDNIGLRLVLQGKSVKEARAEARFGVTGFEQRYPHQLSGGQRKRAAMQTLITEPRVLLLDERFSALDVHTRRLMHRILLWQAERRSLIFITHDLDEAIALADQVGVMSAGPASGMVGEVRKRCLIAGTSPRCRQRTSSSPSTRNLLAAWR from the coding sequence ATGCCGTGGAAGATCGCGCAGGACAACATTGGGCTCCGGCTCGTCCTTCAGGGCAAGTCAGTCAAGGAGGCGCGCGCCGAGGCTCGGTTCGGCGTGACGGGGTTTGAGCAGCGTTATCCGCATCAGCTATCAGGCGGGCAACGCAAGCGCGCGGCGATGCAGACGCTCATCACGGAGCCGAGAGTACTTCTTCTGGACGAGCGCTTCTCGGCGCTCGACGTTCACACGCGCCGGCTGATGCACCGCATCCTGCTCTGGCAGGCCGAGCGCCGCTCGTTGATCTTCATCACCCATGATCTCGATGAGGCGATCGCGCTGGCTGACCAAGTCGGCGTGATGTCCGCGGGGCCTGCAAGCGGGATGGTCGGCGAGGTCAGGAAGCGCTGCCTGATCGCCGGGACGTCTCCGCGCTGCAGACAACGGACGAGTTCGTCGCCTTCTACTCGAAATCTGCTCGCTGCTTGGCGCTAA
- a CDS encoding IclR family transcriptional regulator, with amino-acid sequence MSKIGVDAVRRALAILKSFDAEQSAMTLTQIAEMTDLYKSTVLRLASSLEADGFLVRGADRLFRPGPELWRLGALYQRGLDLGEVIRPSLRRLVEATGETASFYVADGDERICLYRVNSPRSVRYHLEEGQRLPIDCGAAGRILTAFREPTNVEGKKIRDRGFYVSIGERDPEAAAAAVPLMDVHGNLRGALSLSAIKTRFDAKARKAAIDALKSEAKALAGLLPASEY; translated from the coding sequence ATGAGCAAGATAGGAGTTGACGCCGTCAGGAGAGCGCTCGCGATCCTGAAAAGTTTCGACGCGGAGCAGTCTGCGATGACGCTGACGCAGATTGCGGAGATGACAGACCTCTACAAGAGCACAGTGCTCCGATTGGCCTCCTCCTTGGAAGCTGATGGCTTTCTCGTCCGCGGCGCGGACCGGTTATTTCGACCAGGACCAGAATTGTGGCGTCTTGGGGCGCTCTATCAGCGCGGTCTGGATCTTGGCGAAGTCATCCGGCCATCCCTTCGGCGTCTGGTTGAGGCAACGGGAGAAACTGCGTCGTTTTACGTTGCAGATGGCGACGAACGCATCTGTCTTTACCGCGTCAATTCTCCACGTTCAGTTCGATATCATCTCGAAGAAGGCCAGCGATTGCCAATTGATTGCGGCGCCGCCGGTCGAATTCTCACTGCATTCCGCGAGCCAACGAACGTAGAAGGGAAGAAGATCCGCGATAGAGGCTTTTATGTTTCGATCGGAGAGCGGGATCCGGAGGCCGCCGCGGCGGCGGTGCCGTTGATGGACGTACACGGCAACTTGAGGGGTGCCCTTTCGCTATCAGCGATCAAGACGCGCTTCGATGCCAAAGCCCGCAAGGCGGCAATCGATGCTCTCAAATCGGAAGCCAAGGCCTTAGCGGGGTTACTGCCCGCAAGCGAATACTGA
- a CDS encoding AAA family ATPase, producing MQYAGRTPDHRPVRSLVLKGGHRPEIILSEGEQKAVALADFLTEVAMNRSNAGIVLDDPVTSQDHQRKELIARRLVREAKSHQVIVFTHDLPFLNQLIVTAEKDDVSYQAHWIDRDEDGNPGQITLNDAPATSKAHDTTERAKQCLAEAQALSGRARHDAISKGMAALRRTIEETMVNRLMKGVVPRWSDRVIVTGLRKIAWDSGLVEKMCETYEELSTYIEGHSHTDEAMGAPPEIKDLADMIPRVDALIKAAKQDKKAQQAAIARAQPIA from the coding sequence ATGCAATATGCCGGTAGAACTCCAGACCACCGGCCAGTGCGGTCTCTTGTCTTGAAAGGCGGGCACCGGCCAGAGATTATCCTTAGCGAAGGCGAGCAGAAGGCCGTTGCACTGGCGGACTTCCTGACCGAAGTAGCGATGAACCGCTCGAACGCTGGCATCGTGCTCGACGATCCTGTGACCTCACAGGATCACCAGCGCAAGGAACTGATCGCAAGACGTCTTGTTCGCGAAGCCAAGTCGCATCAAGTAATCGTCTTCACTCATGACTTGCCGTTCCTGAATCAGCTGATTGTGACGGCTGAGAAGGATGATGTCTCATACCAGGCTCACTGGATCGATCGCGACGAGGACGGCAATCCAGGGCAAATTACGCTGAATGATGCGCCGGCAACGAGCAAGGCACACGATACGACGGAACGGGCCAAACAATGTCTCGCGGAAGCGCAAGCGCTGTCAGGGCGAGCGCGACACGATGCTATCAGCAAAGGGATGGCCGCACTTCGCAGAACCATTGAAGAAACGATGGTCAACCGATTGATGAAAGGCGTGGTGCCCCGGTGGAGCGACCGGGTCATTGTCACAGGACTTCGAAAGATCGCGTGGGACAGCGGTCTCGTCGAGAAGATGTGCGAGACGTACGAGGAGCTCTCCACCTATATTGAGGGGCATTCGCACACCGACGAGGCGATGGGTGCGCCACCCGAGATCAAGGATTTGGCCGATATGATCCCGCGTGTTGATGCACTCATAAAGGCTGCTAAGCAGGACAAGAAGGCGCAGCAAGCTGCGATTGCTCGCGCGCAGCCAATCGCCTAA
- a CDS encoding CaiB/BaiF CoA transferase family protein, with amino-acid sequence MSLPLTGIRVLDLWNVLAGPFCGYHLARLGSEVIKIENSNGGDLARRLGADPQRAERLQGLSFVAVNAGKQSVALDLKSEAGREVFFRLVSTADVLLENFRPKVMERLGLGFDALCKRNPRLIYCAISGFGQNGPWSARPAYDQIVQGLSGAMSITGDAASAPLRTGFPISDTIAGLTAAFAISAALVEQRQIGRGRFIDVSLLEATIAAMGWVVSNHLNGGVEPRPMGNENFTAAPSGTFRTATGPLNIAANEQKQYRTLCDLIGRPDLKIDPRFAKRQARKINRGALSDELNAALSCRPAEEWEVLLNAAGVPAGCVLTVPQVLREPQLLERGFVETLPLDRAGEPPLRITRPGFRLDEAFPVPALPPSLGADTERWLARLGYTYPEIEHLIASGAAGTRRQGGAPRGRPAMGGAA; translated from the coding sequence ATGTCCCTGCCGCTCACCGGTATCCGTGTCCTCGACCTGTGGAACGTATTGGCAGGCCCGTTCTGCGGCTACCATCTCGCGCGCCTCGGCTCGGAGGTCATCAAGATCGAAAACTCCAATGGAGGCGATCTCGCGCGCCGCCTTGGCGCCGATCCGCAAAGGGCAGAGCGCCTTCAGGGCCTCTCCTTCGTCGCCGTGAACGCCGGTAAGCAGTCGGTGGCGCTCGATCTGAAGTCAGAAGCGGGAAGAGAAGTGTTTTTCAGGCTGGTGTCCACGGCCGACGTCCTTCTCGAAAACTTCCGGCCCAAGGTCATGGAGCGGCTTGGTCTCGGTTTTGACGCGTTGTGCAAGCGCAATCCGCGGCTCATCTATTGTGCGATCTCAGGCTTTGGGCAAAACGGGCCTTGGTCCGCCCGCCCGGCCTACGACCAGATCGTCCAGGGCCTTTCCGGCGCGATGAGTATTACCGGTGATGCAGCCTCGGCTCCGCTGCGGACCGGCTTCCCGATCTCCGACACCATCGCCGGGCTAACGGCCGCCTTTGCCATCTCCGCGGCGCTCGTCGAGCAGCGGCAAATTGGCAGGGGCCGGTTCATCGACGTGTCGCTGCTCGAGGCGACAATCGCAGCCATGGGATGGGTGGTTTCCAATCACCTGAACGGCGGAGTCGAGCCGCGGCCGATGGGGAACGAGAATTTCACGGCCGCACCCTCCGGCACGTTCCGTACCGCAACCGGCCCGCTGAATATAGCCGCCAATGAGCAGAAACAGTACCGCACCCTTTGCGATCTGATCGGCCGGCCGGATCTGAAGATAGATCCGCGCTTCGCTAAGCGCCAAGCACGTAAAATCAACCGCGGGGCGCTTAGCGATGAGTTGAACGCGGCCTTGAGCTGCAGGCCTGCGGAGGAGTGGGAGGTACTGTTGAATGCCGCCGGCGTGCCCGCCGGCTGTGTGCTGACCGTTCCGCAAGTTTTGCGCGAGCCACAGTTGCTGGAGCGCGGTTTTGTCGAGACGCTGCCGCTCGACAGGGCTGGCGAACCACCATTACGCATTACGCGCCCTGGTTTTCGGCTGGATGAGGCGTTTCCTGTCCCCGCACTCCCTCCGTCGCTCGGTGCGGACACAGAGCGATGGCTGGCTCGGCTCGGTTATACCTATCCGGAAATTGAGCACCTTATCGCAAGCGGTGCCGCCGGAACGCGACGTCAAGGAGGAGCTCCGCGGGGCCGCCCGGCGATGGGTGGAGCAGCGTGA
- the pabB gene encoding aminodeoxychorismate synthase component I, whose amino-acid sequence MHVRELRWIEPVTAMHCLAHRPHLTFLDSAATHELLGRYSYLSCEPFSTYTVTDGQASYNTEALAGEPWRALRSLLARCPEEHRPDLPPFQGGAAGFFAYDLNRTLERLPAPAISGQRLPQSILHFYDVVISFDHRDNRCWIVSTGWPEQDPARRRERARRRADEFAALLDRPRTPRNDFPATAGAWHSNFSREGYMAAVQRVIDLILAGDVFQANIAQRFSARLSSSFDPLAFYCRLRSLNPAPFAALLRYGKLTIASSSPERFLKLDGRQVETRPIKGTTARSADSKDDRRRAELLLASEKDRAENTMIVDLLRNDLSRVCTPQSVEVPALCALESYASVHHLVSTVTGELAVDEDAVTLLRACFPGGSITGAPKVRSMEIIAEIERVAREVYCGAIGFIGFNGHMDTNIAIRTVTIDDDLALFHAGGGITAMSDPEAEYEETLAKAQRIFDAFRADTPGGS is encoded by the coding sequence ATGCACGTCCGTGAACTGCGGTGGATTGAGCCTGTCACCGCGATGCACTGTCTCGCGCATCGACCGCACCTGACGTTTCTCGACAGCGCGGCAACGCATGAACTGCTTGGGCGCTATTCCTATCTGAGCTGCGAGCCGTTCAGCACCTATACGGTCACGGACGGACAGGCGAGTTACAACACAGAGGCTCTCGCGGGCGAACCGTGGCGAGCGCTTCGCAGCCTGCTCGCGAGGTGCCCAGAAGAGCATCGTCCCGATCTGCCGCCATTCCAGGGCGGTGCGGCCGGCTTCTTTGCTTATGATCTGAACAGGACACTGGAGCGACTGCCCGCGCCGGCAATCTCCGGTCAGAGGTTGCCGCAATCCATCCTGCATTTCTATGACGTGGTCATCAGCTTCGACCACCGTGACAACAGATGCTGGATCGTCTCGACCGGCTGGCCGGAGCAGGATCCCGCACGACGGCGCGAGCGTGCGCGTCGTCGGGCCGATGAGTTTGCAGCGCTGCTCGACCGCCCAAGGACGCCGCGGAATGACTTCCCCGCCACAGCGGGCGCATGGCATTCTAACTTCAGCCGTGAGGGCTACATGGCGGCGGTGCAGCGCGTCATCGACTTGATTCTGGCGGGCGACGTCTTCCAAGCGAACATTGCGCAGCGCTTCAGCGCTCGCTTATCGAGCTCATTTGATCCGCTGGCCTTCTATTGTCGGCTACGGTCATTGAACCCGGCTCCCTTTGCAGCCCTCCTGCGGTACGGTAAGCTGACCATTGCCTCGAGCTCGCCGGAACGATTCCTCAAGCTTGATGGACGGCAGGTCGAAACGCGCCCCATCAAGGGCACGACCGCGCGCTCCGCTGATTCCAAAGACGACCGGCGCCGCGCTGAACTCCTCCTCGCGTCCGAAAAGGACCGTGCCGAGAACACGATGATCGTCGACCTCCTGCGCAACGATCTGTCACGCGTTTGCACGCCGCAGTCGGTCGAGGTTCCAGCGCTGTGTGCCCTGGAATCCTATGCCTCGGTGCACCACCTCGTGTCGACCGTGACGGGTGAACTTGCCGTAGATGAAGACGCCGTCACTTTATTGCGAGCTTGCTTTCCCGGCGGCTCCATCACCGGGGCGCCCAAGGTGCGATCGATGGAGATCATTGCAGAGATCGAGCGGGTGGCGCGAGAGGTGTATTGCGGGGCGATCGGCTTTATCGGCTTCAACGGGCACATGGATACAAATATCGCGATCCGCACGGTCACGATCGACGATGACTTGGCTCTATTTCATGCAGGAGGCGGGATCACGGCCATGTCGGATCCAGAGGCCGAATACGAGGAGACGCTCGCCAAGGCGCAGCGCATATTTGACGCGTTTCGTGCTGACACACCTGGTGGATCTTGA
- a CDS encoding GH12 family glycosyl hydrolase domain-containing protein — translation MDSNRINGAGSPESPMGYVCSQEHHDLFRQAVNDVRSSAAAPVPTKGPIWSSSAPYGNFSRDGYSWNNDVWGSGAGPQTISVYGANRWSVWSNQPGTGGIKSYPHEAVHIGKPLSAINTLSSTFNQDVPKSGAWDTAYDIWDSSNQHEIMIWTNYTGNSDGSGNVKPISYHYRQDPSGAAIPVYANVDVGGTTWNVFEGNNGHNVISLVPTSKSNSGTVDIKGILEWIKSKGYFGDINVGR, via the coding sequence ATGGATTCCAATCGGATAAACGGTGCCGGCTCGCCAGAATCCCCAATGGGGTACGTCTGCTCACAGGAGCATCATGATCTTTTTAGGCAGGCTGTGAACGACGTCAGGTCATCGGCTGCCGCGCCTGTACCAACAAAGGGCCCGATTTGGAGTTCGAGCGCTCCGTATGGGAACTTTTCACGCGATGGCTACTCCTGGAACAACGACGTGTGGGGCAGTGGTGCCGGGCCTCAGACCATTTCGGTGTATGGAGCGAACCGGTGGAGCGTGTGGTCGAACCAGCCTGGAACTGGTGGCATCAAGAGCTATCCACACGAGGCTGTCCATATCGGAAAGCCACTCAGTGCAATCAACACTTTGAGCTCGACCTTCAATCAGGACGTTCCTAAAAGCGGCGCCTGGGACACCGCGTACGATATTTGGGACAGCTCAAACCAGCATGAGATCATGATCTGGACAAACTACACCGGAAACTCGGACGGTAGCGGCAACGTTAAGCCGATTTCTTATCATTATCGGCAGGATCCCTCCGGGGCGGCAATCCCGGTCTACGCTAACGTCGACGTGGGAGGGACGACCTGGAACGTGTTTGAAGGGAATAACGGTCACAACGTCATCTCGCTCGTTCCCACTTCGAAGAGCAACAGCGGGACAGTGGACATCAAGGGCATCCTAGAGTGGATCAAGTCGAAGGGCTACTTCGGCGACATAAACGTCGGTAGGTAG
- a CDS encoding anthranilate synthase component II translates to MIVIIDNYDSFVFNIARYFRQLGAATAVIRNDVVSVSDLACLKPHALVLSPGPCTPMEAGLSTTVIRELSGHLPILGICLGHQCIGSVFGGRVARARRPMHGRSSYVTHDGRGLFKNLPSPLCVGRYHSLVVELDESCAMQLTVTARSDEGEIMALAHRSHPTYGVQFHPESILTQQGQVLLMNFLRLAETCQS, encoded by the coding sequence TTGATTGTCATCATCGACAACTACGACTCCTTTGTCTTCAACATTGCCCGCTATTTTCGCCAGCTGGGTGCCGCAACGGCAGTGATCCGGAATGACGTCGTCAGCGTCAGCGATCTTGCCTGCCTAAAGCCGCACGCGCTGGTCCTCTCCCCCGGTCCCTGCACGCCAATGGAGGCCGGACTGTCGACAACCGTAATCCGCGAGCTGTCAGGTCATCTCCCAATTCTCGGCATCTGCCTCGGACACCAGTGTATTGGGAGCGTGTTCGGCGGACGCGTCGCGCGTGCCCGTCGTCCGATGCACGGCCGGTCCTCATACGTCACCCATGACGGCCGCGGACTGTTCAAGAACCTCCCGTCCCCACTTTGCGTTGGCCGCTACCATTCTCTTGTTGTTGAGCTCGATGAGTCATGCGCAATGCAACTAACGGTGACAGCGCGTTCGGATGAAGGCGAGATCATGGCCCTCGCACATCGCTCTCATCCGACCTATGGCGTACAGTTCCACCCGGAATCGATACTTACCCAACAAGGGCAGGTGCTACTGATGAACTTCTTGCGACTCGCAGAGACTTGCCAATCGTGA